In a genomic window of Desulfosporosinus sp. Sb-LF:
- a CDS encoding FAD binding domain-containing protein encodes MKYYQPRSVSDALEIAQTSEGTFLAGGTDLVLHMQTGKAQPLGLIDLGKISELSEIKETDGYLDIGSMATFADMGRSELVLRNASALWLACQTMGSPQIRNQATLGGNLGNCSPAADGLPPLLALGAEVHLISKKGDEVVSLETLLSRSPLLAQETLIRGFRIPLKGLKSGFAKLGRRQALAIARLSVAVAVEMDGSKAGNVRVALGAVGRRAFLSESFSQKLSDGELNGVWIERGVEEVQRVVREALGARASAQYKRVAVSGVFREAVSTLISEGGKKA; translated from the coding sequence CGGAGTGTAAGTGATGCTCTTGAAATAGCACAGACATCTGAGGGGACTTTTTTGGCAGGAGGAACTGATCTCGTACTCCACATGCAAACTGGTAAAGCTCAGCCGTTAGGTCTTATCGATCTAGGGAAGATATCAGAACTCAGTGAAATCAAGGAAACTGATGGGTATTTGGATATTGGTAGCATGGCAACCTTCGCTGACATGGGACGGAGTGAACTCGTTTTGAGGAATGCTTCTGCCCTATGGCTGGCTTGTCAAACTATGGGTTCTCCGCAAATTCGGAACCAGGCGACATTGGGTGGAAACTTAGGTAATTGCTCGCCCGCTGCGGACGGATTACCACCGTTACTTGCGTTGGGAGCGGAAGTTCATCTCATTTCAAAGAAGGGTGATGAGGTCGTTTCGCTAGAGACCCTATTGAGTCGCTCGCCCCTTCTTGCACAGGAGACCCTCATTCGAGGATTTCGTATCCCCCTAAAAGGCTTAAAAAGTGGGTTTGCCAAACTGGGACGACGTCAGGCTTTAGCCATTGCTCGACTGAGTGTAGCCGTAGCCGTTGAAATGGATGGGTCGAAGGCAGGGAATGTTCGTGTTGCCTTAGGCGCGGTGGGCAGACGTGCTTTCTTGAGTGAATCATTTTCTCAGAAATTAAGCGACGGGGAATTAAATGGGGTCTGGATCGAACGAGGGGTTGAAGAAGTTCAAAGGGTTGTCCGGGAGGCCCTTGGGGCACGTGCGTCAGCACAATATAAACGAGTAGCAGTGTCTGGAGTCTTTCGTGAGGCTGTGTCGACGCTTATTTCGGAGGGAGGGAAAAAGGCATGA
- a CDS encoding (2Fe-2S)-binding protein: MIDIQLVVNQKTYNLNIDPSERLLDVLRTRLGLMGTKEGCGEGECGACTVIIDGKTVNSCLILAAQADGCEITTIEGVGDRRSPHPVQKAFVEVGAVQCGFCTPGMVLSAKNLLDKNSHPSHAEIAVAMSGNLCRCTGYDKILRAVKLAAEEGVR, from the coding sequence ATGATAGACATTCAACTTGTTGTTAATCAGAAGACCTATAACTTGAACATTGACCCGAGTGAACGTTTATTGGATGTCTTACGCACTCGCTTAGGGCTTATGGGAACTAAAGAAGGATGTGGAGAAGGAGAATGTGGTGCCTGTACCGTGATCATTGACGGGAAAACCGTGAACTCCTGTCTTATTCTCGCAGCTCAGGCCGACGGGTGTGAAATCACCACAATCGAAGGGGTAGGAGATCGGCGCTCACCACATCCAGTGCAAAAGGCCTTTGTTGAAGTTGGGGCTGTGCAATGTGGTTTTTGTACTCCTGGCATGGTGCTTTCTGCGAAAAACTTACTTGACAAGAACTCACATCCTAGCCATGCCGAAATAGCTGTTGCCATGTCTGGAAACCTTTGCCGTTGTACTGGATATGATAAAATCCTGCGTGCCGTTAAATTGGCAGCTGAGGAGGGGGTAAGATGA
- a CDS encoding molybdopterin cofactor-binding domain-containing protein yields the protein MNTTVVGSRVVREDAWGKVFGQTKFPADVNLPEQLYGVVVRSPHPHARVRGINIEKAMGLGGVVAVLSAKDVPHNSHGVLFRDQPVLADYVRMVGDPVAVVGAETLEIARAAAKLVEVDYEVLPAVFNPEEAMMPDVLPLHPDLRPTNVLFHMPIRRGTMEEGWALADVVIEKDYNTQHVDHAFLQPEAVLAYVDERGHMVVQTATQYAHYDRGEIAHALGLRFSQVQVKTLAVGGAFGGREDISLQIIAALMAQTTLRPVKMENTREESFYSHSKRHPMRMHYKTGATKEGKLVAMEAKIIGDAGAYASWSINVLRKSAVHGTGPYVIPNVSIDSYAVFTNNPFTGAMRGFGAAQTVLAYESQMDLLAKELGISPLEIRLRNLFRVGSTTATGQVLTGSVPLDQCLAKIAPYLQRGEGTV from the coding sequence ATGAACACAACCGTAGTGGGTTCCAGGGTTGTCCGAGAAGATGCGTGGGGGAAAGTTTTCGGGCAGACCAAGTTCCCGGCTGATGTGAATTTGCCGGAACAACTTTATGGGGTGGTTGTGCGTAGCCCTCATCCTCATGCCCGAGTTCGAGGAATTAATATCGAAAAGGCGATGGGCTTAGGCGGTGTGGTGGCAGTATTGTCGGCAAAAGATGTCCCACATAATTCGCACGGCGTGCTTTTTCGTGATCAGCCTGTCTTAGCAGATTATGTGCGCATGGTCGGAGACCCAGTAGCCGTGGTTGGGGCTGAAACCTTGGAAATTGCCAGAGCTGCGGCGAAACTTGTCGAAGTGGATTATGAGGTGTTGCCCGCGGTGTTTAATCCAGAGGAGGCCATGATGCCTGACGTACTCCCTCTTCATCCAGATCTTCGCCCAACGAATGTCCTCTTTCATATGCCGATTCGTCGTGGAACGATGGAAGAGGGCTGGGCCCTAGCTGATGTGGTGATAGAAAAAGACTACAATACGCAACACGTTGACCATGCCTTTTTGCAACCAGAGGCAGTGCTAGCCTATGTAGATGAACGCGGACATATGGTGGTGCAAACTGCAACCCAATATGCTCACTATGATCGTGGGGAAATCGCCCACGCTTTAGGTCTACGCTTTAGCCAGGTCCAAGTTAAAACTTTGGCTGTAGGAGGGGCTTTCGGAGGGCGTGAAGACATCTCTCTCCAGATCATAGCAGCTTTAATGGCTCAGACGACGCTCAGACCGGTAAAAATGGAAAACACCAGGGAAGAGTCATTTTATTCTCATTCCAAGCGTCATCCCATGCGGATGCATTATAAAACAGGTGCGACGAAAGAGGGTAAACTAGTGGCGATGGAAGCCAAAATTATCGGGGATGCAGGCGCTTATGCTTCGTGGAGTATTAATGTTTTGCGTAAATCGGCGGTTCATGGTACCGGACCGTATGTAATCCCGAATGTTTCCATTGATAGCTATGCAGTGTTTACCAACAACCCCTTTACAGGAGCAATGCGGGGGTTTGGAGCGGCTCAAACCGTACTTGCGTACGAGAGCCAAATGGATCTTTTGGCAAAGGAACTAGGGATTTCTCCTCTTGAAATTCGATTGCGCAATCTTTTTAGGGTGGGAAGTACGACGGCCACTGGACAGGTGCTCACTGGTAGTGTCCCTCTTGACCAGTGTCTAGCAAAAATCGCACCTTATCTCCAGAGAGGGGAGGGTACTGTATGA
- a CDS encoding molybdopterin cofactor-binding domain-containing protein, protein MKKRGIGLGCAWYGTGYGNGFPDVSSAFVEIHDDGSATVLTGAVDVGQGSNSIYAQIVAEELGLQAQDICVYSADTDATPDSGTTAATRQTYNTGNAVLKAVRQAKVRLLDYAAHKFSCPTSEGIELKEGFIGVKGDPTRRMFLADMVFQARINGERFISAESSTARSTPVDPETGQGAPYWPYSFGCQSAEVEVDTETGIVRVLKVVAVHDVGKALNPTQVEGQIAGGVVQGIGFALLEELELQEGRIKNPAFSSYLIPTALDVPNIEAFFVEEAECTGPFGAKGLGEPAMLPTVAAVINAIDDAVGVRITSLPATPEKILQALAEMKQGRDTEN, encoded by the coding sequence ATGAAAAAACGGGGAATCGGTTTAGGCTGTGCATGGTACGGAACGGGTTATGGAAACGGCTTTCCGGATGTTTCTAGTGCCTTTGTGGAAATTCATGACGACGGCTCGGCGACGGTACTGACCGGGGCTGTTGATGTGGGTCAAGGAAGTAACTCGATCTATGCTCAAATCGTTGCAGAAGAACTTGGTCTTCAAGCTCAGGATATCTGTGTCTATTCAGCCGACACAGATGCGACGCCGGATTCGGGGACGACGGCAGCAACTCGGCAAACCTATAACACAGGGAATGCAGTACTGAAAGCAGTTCGTCAGGCGAAAGTTCGTTTATTGGATTATGCAGCACACAAATTTTCTTGTCCGACTTCGGAAGGAATCGAATTAAAAGAGGGCTTTATCGGGGTTAAGGGTGATCCTACCCGCCGGATGTTCTTGGCTGACATGGTCTTTCAGGCTCGTATAAATGGTGAACGGTTTATCAGTGCAGAGAGTTCGACTGCGCGTTCGACCCCGGTTGATCCAGAAACCGGGCAGGGGGCTCCCTACTGGCCTTATTCTTTCGGATGTCAGTCGGCCGAAGTTGAGGTCGATACCGAAACAGGAATTGTCCGTGTTCTAAAAGTCGTTGCAGTTCATGATGTTGGAAAAGCCTTAAATCCTACACAAGTAGAAGGGCAAATTGCAGGTGGGGTAGTCCAAGGAATTGGGTTCGCTTTGCTTGAGGAACTGGAATTACAAGAGGGAAGAATTAAAAATCCTGCCTTTTCCAGTTATTTGATTCCCACGGCCTTAGATGTGCCTAATATAGAAGCCTTCTTCGTAGAAGAGGCAGAGTGTACGGGCCCTTTTGGAGCAAAGGGGCTTGGCGAGCCTGCTATGCTACCAACGGTCGCAGCCGTAATCAATGCGATCGATGACGCTGTGGGAGTAAGGATCACGTCTTTACCAGCGACTCCGGAAAAAATTCTACAAGCGCTAGCAGAGATGAAACAAGGGAGGGATACAGAAAACTAA
- a CDS encoding NCS2 family permease, with amino-acid sequence MSTMPKNMPPASNANGLLEKIFHLSELGTNVRTEILAGITTFVTMAYILFVNPNILKDAGMPVNATFAATAIAAAVATLIMGVYANYPIALAPGMGLNAFFTYAVVLGMKLPWQTALGAVFISGFVFFLMTVTRVREWIIEGVPPVLRLSIGVGIGLFIAFIGLKDGGLVVADPATFVALGHMKSPGVLVTVFGLIVTGFLMAKRVKGGMLIGIFFTTIFSMIMGVSPLPTGISSFVSPTNPIAAIAPIAFHLDIMGAFNYGLISILFAFTFVDLFDNIGTLLGVSRKAGLLDEKGNLPRAGKALMADSIGTMFGAAMGTPTVTSYIESASGVSEGGKSGLTAVTVAALFAISIIFAPLVGLIPGQATAPVLILVGVLMMSEVTQINFEDFTDAFPAFMTIVMMPLTFSIAQGLAFGFMSFTIIKLVTGKHKENNAVTYTLTVLFIIHFILGGG; translated from the coding sequence ATGTCAACGATGCCAAAGAATATGCCACCGGCAAGTAATGCCAATGGCTTATTGGAAAAAATCTTTCATTTATCGGAATTAGGGACAAACGTACGGACTGAAATTCTCGCGGGCATCACCACATTTGTGACCATGGCCTATATTCTTTTTGTTAACCCGAATATATTGAAGGATGCTGGAATGCCTGTGAATGCGACGTTTGCTGCAACGGCTATTGCTGCAGCGGTCGCCACATTGATCATGGGTGTGTATGCAAACTATCCGATCGCCTTGGCTCCAGGCATGGGGCTTAATGCGTTCTTCACGTATGCTGTAGTACTTGGCATGAAGCTTCCTTGGCAAACTGCACTTGGAGCAGTCTTCATCTCTGGCTTTGTCTTTTTTCTAATGACCGTAACAAGGGTTCGGGAATGGATTATCGAAGGAGTTCCTCCGGTGTTGAGGCTCTCTATCGGGGTCGGGATTGGTCTGTTTATTGCTTTTATTGGACTAAAAGATGGGGGTCTAGTTGTAGCGGATCCAGCAACGTTTGTCGCACTTGGTCACATGAAATCTCCTGGTGTACTTGTGACTGTTTTTGGCTTGATTGTGACAGGATTTTTAATGGCGAAGCGAGTCAAGGGTGGCATGTTGATCGGAATTTTCTTCACCACAATTTTCAGTATGATTATGGGCGTTTCTCCGCTTCCAACAGGGATATCCAGTTTTGTCAGTCCTACTAATCCTATTGCAGCAATCGCGCCGATCGCGTTCCATTTGGATATTATGGGTGCTTTTAACTATGGCCTAATTTCAATTCTCTTTGCTTTTACGTTTGTAGATTTATTTGATAATATTGGCACACTGCTCGGAGTTTCCCGTAAAGCTGGCCTTCTGGACGAGAAAGGGAATTTACCACGTGCCGGTAAAGCTCTGATGGCGGACTCAATTGGGACAATGTTTGGGGCTGCTATGGGGACCCCTACGGTGACCTCTTACATCGAGAGTGCATCTGGTGTATCCGAAGGTGGCAAAAGCGGCTTGACTGCAGTGACAGTCGCAGCTCTCTTTGCAATCTCGATTATCTTTGCACCACTAGTTGGCTTGATTCCCGGACAAGCGACTGCACCTGTTCTTATTTTAGTGGGTGTTTTGATGATGAGCGAAGTAACTCAAATTAACTTTGAGGACTTTACAGACGCTTTTCCAGCCTTTATGACGATAGTCATGATGCCTTTAACGTTCTCTATTGCTCAAGGTTTAGCATTTGGATTTATGTCTTTTACAATTATTAAATTAGTTACTGGAAAGCACAAGGAAAACAATGCTGTCACATATACTTTAACGGTCCTATTTATCATTCACTTTATACTCGGTGGCGGTTGA
- a CDS encoding 5'-deoxyadenosine deaminase yields MLTLFKNAKIVTMNAQREIIQGDLLVDGSQIVAVGGVIEQQADQVIDLRGDLLIPGLIQTHIHLCQTLFRGQADDLELLDWLKQRIWPLEGGHDSESLSDSALLGIGELFLGGTTTIVDMETVHHTEHAFEAILSSGLRALAGKVMMDDPNGDIPRSLQETTEDSLQESVDLYEKYHGKGNGRLEVVFTPRFVISCTDTLLKEVSRIARGKNAFVHTHASENRGEIQLVESTRGMRNIIYLDKVGLTGPKLILAHCIWLDEAEKEILVQSKTRISHCPSSNLKLASGIAPIPELILRGAEISLSADGAPCSNNLDGFREMRHAALIQKPLHGPTVMPAQKVFELATLGGARAIGHEHDLGSLEIGKKADLAVVSLQGLHTWPNEHVDVYSQLVYQATSSDVRLTMVDGQIVMQDRQLLTIDVPRLKESSTRSINRVMKRVGLL; encoded by the coding sequence ATGCTTACTCTTTTTAAGAATGCTAAGATTGTGACTATGAATGCACAACGAGAGATTATTCAAGGAGATTTACTAGTCGATGGGTCTCAGATTGTGGCGGTGGGAGGAGTTATTGAACAACAGGCAGATCAAGTGATCGACCTCCGTGGTGATTTACTGATTCCCGGTTTGATTCAGACTCATATTCATCTCTGCCAGACTCTTTTTCGGGGACAGGCGGATGATTTGGAACTTTTGGATTGGCTTAAACAACGTATTTGGCCGCTAGAAGGCGGTCATGATTCTGAATCCTTAAGCGATTCCGCATTACTCGGAATTGGAGAATTGTTCCTTGGAGGGACTACGACGATCGTGGATATGGAAACCGTGCATCACACGGAACATGCTTTTGAGGCTATCCTCTCCAGTGGCCTGAGGGCTTTGGCGGGAAAGGTAATGATGGATGATCCGAATGGAGATATTCCACGTTCTTTGCAGGAGACGACGGAGGATTCTTTGCAAGAAAGTGTGGACTTATATGAGAAATATCACGGGAAAGGAAATGGGCGACTGGAAGTTGTTTTCACGCCTCGTTTCGTTATTTCCTGTACCGATACGTTATTAAAAGAAGTTTCGCGAATTGCTCGTGGGAAAAATGCCTTTGTGCACACTCACGCTTCAGAAAATCGAGGAGAAATCCAGCTTGTAGAGAGCACTCGCGGAATGCGCAATATCATCTATTTAGATAAGGTTGGCTTAACCGGCCCGAAGCTTATTCTTGCTCACTGCATCTGGCTGGATGAAGCGGAAAAAGAAATCCTGGTTCAGAGTAAAACAAGGATCTCCCATTGCCCTTCTTCAAATTTGAAACTGGCTTCAGGGATCGCGCCGATTCCGGAACTTATTTTGCGCGGGGCAGAGATTTCCCTAAGTGCAGATGGAGCTCCTTGTAGTAATAACCTAGATGGGTTCAGGGAGATGCGCCACGCTGCCTTGATTCAAAAACCGTTGCATGGACCGACGGTAATGCCAGCCCAAAAGGTCTTTGAACTTGCAACCCTTGGTGGTGCTCGGGCCATAGGACACGAACATGATCTTGGAAGTTTGGAAATCGGGAAAAAAGCGGATTTGGCAGTTGTTAGCTTACAGGGTTTACACACTTGGCCTAATGAACACGTTGATGTCTATTCACAGTTGGTGTATCAAGCGACTTCATCAGATGTGCGTCTCACAATGGTAGATGGGCAAATCGTGATGCAAGATCGGCAGCTTTTAACGATCGATGTACCGCGGCTCAAAGAAAGCTCGACACGCAGTATAAATCGAGTGATGAAGAGGGTAGGACTCCTGTAA
- the ade gene encoding adenine deaminase, which translates to MSSFKQRMDEARGLVKIDLVLRRARLVNVFSGEIHETEIGIHEGNFVGIGSFKEAETEVDLCGNYVVPGLIDGHVHIESSLLCPEEFCSLLLSHGVTTAVVDPHEIANVLGVKGIRYILDSVDTLPFNTFVALPSCVPATELETSGAHLGAADLAEFIADPKVIGLGEVMDYQGVIEAKPDMVEKLELPVMFKDGHAPGISPQDLNAYYKSGIHTEHECSTVEEVRERLRRGFHVMLREGSAAKNLLDLLPAVTSENSGQCLFVTDDRHPIDLIQEGSVDHLVRLAIEAGIDPIRAIQMATINAARAIGLPRLGAVAPGYQADFVILKDLNRFDIKEVYWRGVKQSGSDVSRRERLRFPRFSIAGLTESVNLGNWSDNKLKVSAREKEANHAKVQVIGVKGHSLVTAALSRKLPVKNGFVQTDQAQGIAKIAVLERHHGTGNVGVGFVEGLGLEKGAIASTVAHDSHNLVVVGMSDEEMNLAIQTCAEMGGGLCLVDGDHVIGKLPLPIAGLMTDQEAEPVTQTLNELHEKAHLLGISESVDPFMTLAFLSLPVIPELKLTDLGLVDVDRFRLTETVL; encoded by the coding sequence ATGTCGAGTTTTAAGCAGAGGATGGATGAAGCTCGAGGGCTTGTGAAAATTGACCTAGTACTGAGAAGGGCGAGGTTGGTCAATGTTTTCTCGGGTGAAATTCACGAAACGGAAATCGGGATTCATGAAGGGAATTTTGTCGGTATTGGGTCATTCAAAGAAGCGGAGACAGAAGTTGACTTGTGTGGAAACTATGTTGTTCCTGGACTGATCGATGGGCATGTTCATATTGAAAGCTCTCTTCTCTGTCCTGAGGAATTTTGTTCGCTCCTTCTTTCCCATGGAGTAACTACGGCTGTGGTGGATCCCCATGAGATTGCCAATGTTTTAGGGGTCAAAGGCATTCGTTACATACTTGACAGTGTCGACACATTACCCTTTAACACGTTTGTAGCCCTTCCCTCCTGCGTTCCAGCAACAGAGCTGGAGACTTCCGGGGCTCATCTTGGAGCTGCGGATTTAGCTGAATTTATTGCGGATCCAAAAGTAATAGGACTTGGAGAAGTAATGGATTATCAGGGAGTCATCGAAGCAAAACCAGACATGGTGGAAAAGTTAGAACTTCCTGTGATGTTCAAGGATGGTCATGCTCCAGGAATATCTCCCCAGGATTTAAATGCGTATTATAAATCTGGGATACATACCGAACACGAATGTTCTACGGTGGAAGAGGTTAGAGAACGTCTACGGCGTGGGTTTCATGTTATGCTTCGAGAGGGAAGCGCTGCCAAAAACCTTTTGGACCTTTTACCGGCTGTGACGTCGGAAAATTCAGGACAGTGCCTCTTTGTGACAGATGATCGTCATCCAATAGACCTTATCCAGGAAGGAAGCGTCGACCACCTTGTCCGCCTCGCCATTGAGGCTGGTATTGATCCAATACGAGCAATCCAAATGGCGACGATTAATGCGGCGCGAGCAATTGGGCTTCCTCGATTGGGTGCAGTGGCTCCCGGGTATCAAGCGGACTTCGTTATCCTAAAAGATCTTAATCGATTTGACATCAAGGAAGTCTATTGGCGTGGGGTAAAACAAAGTGGGAGTGATGTTAGTAGGAGAGAACGTCTGCGATTTCCACGCTTCAGTATAGCGGGGTTAACCGAGAGTGTTAATCTTGGTAACTGGTCCGATAATAAACTCAAAGTCTCAGCTAGAGAAAAGGAAGCGAATCACGCCAAAGTTCAGGTAATTGGGGTTAAGGGGCATTCACTGGTGACGGCAGCCTTGTCGCGGAAACTTCCGGTAAAGAATGGGTTTGTTCAGACAGACCAGGCACAGGGAATCGCAAAAATTGCGGTGCTCGAACGGCATCATGGGACCGGGAATGTCGGCGTCGGATTTGTTGAAGGCCTGGGGTTGGAAAAAGGAGCTATTGCTTCAACGGTTGCTCACGATTCTCACAATCTGGTCGTCGTAGGAATGAGTGATGAGGAAATGAATCTTGCGATTCAAACCTGCGCGGAAATGGGTGGCGGACTTTGTTTAGTCGATGGAGATCATGTGATTGGGAAGTTGCCTTTACCGATTGCCGGTCTTATGACAGATCAGGAGGCTGAACCAGTTACTCAAACCCTGAATGAGTTACATGAGAAAGCACATCTTCTGGGAATTAGTGAAAGTGTGGATCCATTTATGACACTGGCCTTTCTTTCACTACCGGTGATTCCTGAGTTAAAGTTGACAGATTTAGGGTTAGTCGATGTAGATCGCTTTCGATTGACAGAGACTGTCTTGTAG
- a CDS encoding HD-GYP domain-containing protein produces MRLVNIRYVEEGSILARQVINSSGMVLLQAGVRLTASYIGRLKTMGYDVLFILDDRLDDVEFQTAITAQTREAAYHTIEKVSKYIESGQEDALSVENIRKTIQQMINDLLFSADILGNLSEIQGYDDYTFHHSVNTTILALVLGIASGYSEPKLIELGMGVLMHDIGKIKVPEYILNKKTPLTEEEFGEIKQHATYGFDILRKNNDLSLLSSHIAFQHQEKWDGSGYPRGLKGSEIHEYGRLAAIADVYEALTSKRVYRKAVEPNDAYEYIVAQSNSHFDPQMLEIFKKHIAVYPSGSGILLSNGQRGNVVRQNSAFPNRPFVRMLYEKEEELVSPIDYNLAEVPSLMIVAVDNR; encoded by the coding sequence ATGCGTTTGGTAAACATACGTTATGTTGAGGAAGGATCAATTTTAGCTCGACAAGTGATCAATTCTTCTGGTATGGTTTTATTACAAGCAGGGGTTCGCTTGACGGCATCATATATTGGACGTTTAAAGACTATGGGGTATGACGTCTTGTTTATTCTGGATGATCGGCTGGATGATGTAGAATTTCAAACGGCAATTACTGCTCAAACTCGAGAGGCCGCCTATCATACTATTGAAAAAGTCAGCAAATACATCGAAAGTGGTCAAGAAGATGCCCTAAGTGTGGAAAATATTCGCAAGACCATTCAGCAGATGATTAACGACTTGTTATTCAGTGCGGATATATTGGGAAATTTGTCAGAGATACAGGGATATGATGACTATACTTTTCATCATTCGGTCAACACAACTATACTAGCCCTTGTCTTAGGAATTGCATCTGGATATTCAGAACCGAAATTAATCGAGCTTGGCATGGGTGTTCTCATGCATGATATCGGAAAGATAAAAGTCCCAGAGTACATTCTGAACAAGAAGACTCCACTGACAGAAGAAGAATTTGGAGAGATCAAGCAACATGCGACATATGGGTTTGACATACTTCGTAAGAACAATGATTTAAGTTTGCTTTCTTCTCATATTGCCTTTCAACATCAGGAAAAATGGGATGGGTCTGGTTATCCGAGAGGACTCAAGGGAAGCGAAATTCATGAGTACGGAAGATTAGCTGCAATTGCGGATGTGTATGAAGCATTGACGAGTAAACGAGTTTACCGAAAGGCCGTCGAGCCTAATGATGCTTACGAATATATTGTTGCTCAGTCAAACTCACATTTTGATCCACAAATGCTAGAGATATTTAAAAAACATATTGCCGTTTACCCATCTGGCTCTGGAATTTTATTGAGTAACGGGCAAAGAGGAAATGTTGTAAGACAAAACTCCGCTTTCCCGAATCGTCCCTTTGTGAGGATGCTTTACGAAAAAGAAGAAGAGTTAGTTTCTCCAATCGATTATAATTTGGCGGAAGTACCTTCTCTTATGATTGTCGCCGTGGATAATCGCTAG